The Nocardia terpenica nucleotide sequence GCCGACGAGCATCCGTCCCCGCACAGCCCGCTGGCCCGGGTGAAGCGGCTGACCACGGTGTATCGGCCGTACCCGGTGGTCGGCGTGATCACGCCGTGGAACTTCCCGCTGGCCATGCCCGCGCTGGACGTGGTCCCGGCGCTGGCCGCCGGGGCCGCGGTGCTGCTGAAACCCTCCGAGGTGACCCCGCTGTCGGCGCTCGAGCTGGCCCGCGGCTGGGCCGAGATCGGCGCGCCACCGGTGTTCGCGGTGCTGACCGGCGCGGCCGAGACCGGGGCCGCGGTCGTGGACTCCGTCGACTACGTGCAGTTCACCGGTTCCACCCGGACCGGCCGCGCGATCGCCACCGCCTGCGCGCGGCGCCTGCTGCCCTACAGCCTGGAACTGGGCGGCAAGGATCCGGCCATCGTGCTCGCCGACGCCGACCTGGACCGGGCCGCCTACGGCATCGCGTTCGGCGGGCTGTTCAACGCGGGCCAGGTGTGCATCTCGGTGGAGCGGGTGTACGTGGAGGCGCCGGTGTACGACGAGTTCGTCGCCAAGCTCACCGCGCACGTGCGCGAGCTGCGCCAGGGCGCCGACGGCCGCGAATCCCGTTACGACGTGGGCGCTCTCGCCAACGAGGCCCAGCGGCGGATCGTGAGCGACCATGTCGAGGACGCGCTCGCGAAGGGCGCGCGGGCGCTGACCGGCGGCAGGTCCACCGAGGTCGGCACCTTCTACGAGCCGACCGTGCTGGTCGACGTCGATCACGGCATGAGCTGCATGACCGAGGAGACCTTCGGGCCCACGCTGCCCGTGATGAAGGTGGCCGACGAGACCGAAGCCGTTGCGCTGGCCAATGATTCGATCTACGGCCTGTCCGCCTCGGTATGGACCGGCGACCGGGCGCGCGGGGAACGCATTGCGCGGCAACTGAATGCGGGCGCGGTGAACATCAACGACGTGTTCGCCAACCTGTTCAGCTTCGCGCTGCCGATGGGCGGCTGGCAGCAGTCCGGCATCGGCGCGCGCTGGGGTGGCGCCGCGGGCGTGCGCAAATACTGCCGCCAGCAGGCGATCACCACGCCGATCCTGCCGACGCAGCGCAAGGAACTGTTCTGGTTCCCGTACAACACCACCAAACTCGCGCTCGCCATGGCGGCCATGCGGGCCGCCGGGGCGCGCGGGCTGCGCCGCATCGGCGTCCGGGACGTGTTCGACACCGTGGGAGGGAAGGGCAAATGACCGATTTCGGCAGCATTCGCGGCAAGGTCGTGGTGATCACCGGCGGGGCGCGCGGCATCGGCCTGGCCACCGCGACCGCCCTGCACCGGCTCGGCGCGCGCGTCGCCATCGGCGACATCGACGAGGCCACGGTGAAAACCTCCGGCGCCGCAGGGGATTTCGAACACTACGGCCGCCTCGACGTCACCGATCAGCAGTCGTTCGCGGACTTCCTCGACGAGGTGGAGCGGCTGCTGGGCCCGATCGACGTGCTGATCAACAATGCGGGCATCATGCCGACCGGGCGGGTGGTGGACGAGCCGGACGCGCTCACCCGCCGCATTCTCGACATCAATGTCTACGGCGTGATTCTCGGCTCGAAGCTGGCGCTGGCGCGCATGCTGCCGCGGCGCAGCGGGCACATCGTGAACATCGCCTCGCTGGCCGGTGAGTCCCACGTTCCCGGCCTGGCCACCTACAACGCCAGCAAACACGCGGTGCTCGGCTTCACCGACACGCTGCGCGAGGAGTACCGCGGCAGCGGGGTGGCGCTGTCCTCGGTGCTGCCGACGCTGACGAATACCGAACTGGGATCGGGCGTTTCGGCCCCGCCGCTGGTGAGCCGGGTGCTGGCCCCGGCCGAACCGGAACAGATCGCCGACGCCATCGTCGCACTGCTGGTGACCAGGCGCGCCAAGGTGCGGGTCACCTTCGCGGCCGGACTGCTGGCCCGCGTGGTGGGGGCGCTGCCGGAGGCGGTGGGCGACGGCCTGGCGCGGGCGCTCGGCTCCCAGCGCGCCTTCCTCGACGACGTCGACCAGTCCGCGCGCAAGGCGTACGAGCAACGCGTGCGCACCGACACCGACCAGTAGCGACGCCTGTCTCGAGCTTGCCGCGCTATCGTCGGATGTCATGGCAACAGCGGTGTTCGTCGGGCTCGCGACGCTCGATATCGCCTATGCGGTGGAGCGATATCCGGCCGAGGACAGCAAGACACAGGCCAACGATCAATACCTCGGCGCCGGTGGCCCGGCCGCCACCGCGGCCGTCGCCTGCGCGTGTCTATCGGGGCGGACCCCGGCGCTGATCACACCGCTGGGGGATCACCAGTTGGCGCTGCTGGTCAATCGCGATCTGGCCGAGCACAGCGTGGCCGCGGTGGATGCGACGCCCGGCGCCGTGCACCGCCCGCCCATCTCCTCGATCGTGGTGGCGACGGCGACCGGCACCCGGACCGTCGTATCGCTGGACGGGGCCGAGATCTCGGCGCCGTTCCACTCGGCGATGCTGGGCCCGCTCAACGATGCCGAGGTCCTGCTGATCGACGGTCACTTTCCGGATCTGGCGGTCGGATTCGCCACCGCCGCACGGAAATCCGGCGTGTCGGTGGTGCTGGACGGCGGCCGCTGGCGGCCCGTGCACACGGAACTGCTGCCGCTGGTGGACATCGCCATCTGCTCGGCCGCGTTCGTGCCGCCGGGCGTGCCGGGCGACCCGGACGCGATTTTCGACTTCCTGCACGGGCAGGGCGTCCGCCATGCGGCGATCACCCGGGGCGGCAAGCCGATTCGGTATTCGATGCCGGGCGAGCGGGGCGAGCTGGAGATCCCGCCGTCGCGGGTGATCGACACGCTCGGGGCGGGCGATATTCTGCACGGCGCGTTCTGTCACTATCATATTGCGGGACAGTCGTTTCCGGAGGCGCTGCGCAGCGCGGCCACCGTCGCCACGCTCTCCTGCGGATTCCTGGGCACCCGCGCGTGGATGCGGGAGCTGCCCGCCGAGGCTCAGTGATCGGACAGAATTCGATAGCGGCGGCCCGCCGCGCACAGCACCAGATCCGCGCGCTCCCGGGTCTTCGCGACCAGTTCGGCATTCATCAGATCGCTCTGCGCCACCTTGGTTCTGGCGACCTCCCGGCTCTTGCCGCCGCGAAGGTGGCGGCGCAGCAGGCGGCGCTGTAGGACCTCGATCGGGGCGTCGAGATACCAGGTCTCGTCGAGGCATTCCCGCACCGCCGACCAGCGCGCGGTGCCGAAATCGTCCAGCAGCAGATAGTTTCCCTCGCTGATCACGATGCGCTGCCGGTCGAACCACACCCCGGCGGGCACCGGCTCGTGGCGGCGGCGATCGTAGGTCGGCCACGAAACCCGCTGCCCCACCGGGGTTTCCCGCAGTCGGCGCAGCGCGCCCAGGTAGCCGGGGACGTCGAAGGTGTCGGGTTCGCCCTTGCGCGCCAGGGCATCGGCCGCCCGCAGTTCGGCGGTGCCGAGGTGGAAGCCGTCCATCGGCGCGACCTCGGCGGTGCCCGCCCCGGCGGCGGCGTTCAGCGCGTCGCGCACGGCCGTCGCGAGGGTGGATTTCCCCGCGCCCGGCGGTCCGGCGATGCCCAGCACGAAACGCTCGGTGCGGGTGCCGATCCGGTCCAGTACCCGCGCGGCCAGCTCCTCCGGTGTCGACTCGGCAGCATCGGGGCCCATGCAGTGACCCTACCGGCGTCCCGCGGCGATACCGGGGCGCTATCGCGGGACGAGTCCGAAAACCGTGGCCGGTCCGCCCGAACCGCCCCGATACAGCGGGCCGCCGACCAGCACGGATGCCCCGGTCACCGGCAGATCCGCCAGATTGGCCAGGCACTCCAGGCTGATCCGGTGCTCGCCGTACAGCAATCGGGACACCGCGTAGGTGTCGTCGCCGCCGACATCGGGCCCGAAGGTGTCGATGCCGAGGGCGCCGCGGGTGCCGAGGCGGCCGGTGGCCAGCAGCCAGCGCACCGCCTCCGGCGCGAATCCCGGTTGGCGACCGGCGGATTCGCCGATGCCGAGAAAGTCCGGGGTGCCCCATTTCGCGTCCCAGCCGGTCCAGGCGACGATCGCGGTACCCGCCCGGATCGGACCGTGGTCTCGCTCCCAGTTCTCGATATCGCCGACGGTGACGGCGTAATCGCGGTTGTCGCGGCACTTCTCGCGCACGTCGAGCTTCACCGCGGGCAGCAGCAGGTCCTCGGGGTCGAGTCGATCGGCGGCCAATCCGGCCGGATCGAAGTGAATCGGTGCGCCCCAATGGGTTCCGGTGTGCTCGGCCTGGTGGATGTAGCGCAGGAAGTGGCCGTCCGCGGCGATGGTCGCCACCGTCTCGGTGCGGAAGGGTGGATCGCCCGGATACAGCGGGGTGGTCGCCGGATCGTGCACGTGCGACAGGTTCACCAGGGCGAAGGGCGCGGTCACCGGATCCCCCGCGGAATCACCCGCGACAGCGCGTGCAGGTCCGCCTCCAGCGCCCGGAACAGGATGTAGGCCACCACGAAGGCGACGGTCGCGCCGACGCACAGCACTCGCACCGCGACGATCACATGCGGAATATCGTCCGGCGGAAGGAGGGTCGTCACCGCCACCGCCAGCAGCGGCACCGATGCCGCGACCGCGAGCAGGGCGGTGCTGCGGCGGTCCAGGCGGCGCAGCAGCACCGCATCCCCGGGGTCGATGTCGCCGTAGCGCAGGAACATCGGGTATACGCAACGCACCATATAGAACGTCACCAGGAAGAACGGGTACGCCACCGCCATCGCCCCGCACACCAGCAGCGAGGCCAGGAAGTGCACCACCACCGCCGCGGTGACCTCGCCGGTCGTCACCTGCAGGGCGACCGGGAACACCACGGCCGCCAGCCCCCACAGCGAAAACGCCACCAGCACCGCGCGATCGCCGAGCCGCAGCGCGTCCGAGCGGGCCCGGGCCAGCACCCGCGGGTCGTAGTCGCGCCCGCGCCGCAGCCCGTACGGCACCGTGATCAGGCAGCGCGACAGATACACCAGCACCGCGATGCCCACCGGGAAGAACACCCCGTTCACCACGCCCGTGATGATCAGGAACGAGTGCTGCGCGGGCACGCTGAGCCGATCGACGATCAGCGACCGGTTGTGGCCGATATTGAACAGCGACGCCACCGCGTTCGGCACGCCGACGGCCAGCAGCACCACCGGAACCAGCCACGGCCGCAAGCGCAGCCGCCAGCTGTCCGGCCGCGGATCGACCAGTTCGCGGGCCCGCTCGTCCCCGCACAGCTCCAGCTGCCGGGCCAGCTCCGCCCCGTCGGCCCAGCGCCGATCCCGCTGCGGCGCAAGGCAGCTCAGCAGCACCCGGCGCAGCGCGGCCGGGCAGTCGGGCGGCAGCTCGGCGAGCGCGGCCCGGTCCACGCCCGCCAGGCGGCGGCGCAGCATGGCCGCCAGCGTGGTCGCGTCGCCGTGCTCTGCGGCGGTCGCATCATCGAAAGGTCTACTGCCGGTGAGCAATTCCCACAGCACCACGCCGAGGGAGTAGATGTCGGCGCGGGTGTCGAGATCGGCGGCGGTCCGCTCGTAGCCGGGGTGGCACGCCTCGAGCTGCTCCGGCGACATGTACGACAGCGATCCGCCGAAGTACGCCACCGGGCCGGTCCCGGCCAGGGCGCGGCTGAAACTGATATTGAAATCGGCCAGTTTCGGTACCGCCTCCGCGGTGAGCAGCACATTGGCCGGTTTGATGTCGCGGTGCAGCACGCCCTGCGCGTCGGCGTAGGCCAGCGCCTCGGCCAACCGGCGGCCCAGCCACGCCACGGTTTCCGGCCACGACAGCTCCGCCAGCCCCGCGCGCACGCTGGAATCGGTCGGCCGGATCTCGCCCTTCTCCTCCATCGCCGCGTCTACCGCGTCCAGCAGCAGGCGCCCGTCGCGCTGCGGGGGTGGGGTCGCCCGCACCCAGCGCAGCACCCCCAGCAGCGTGCCACCGGGCAGAAACTGCATGTACAGCAGGCGAAGTGGGCGTCCGCCCGGCCCGGCCAGCACGCGCTGGTCGAACACCCGCACGATGTAGTCGTGGTCGAGCTGCGCCAGCGTCTGCGGCTCGGCCCCGTGATCGGCGGACACCTTCACCGCCACCAGCCGCTGCAGCGTCCGCTGCCGGGCCAGGAACACCCGCGCGAACGCCCCGCTGCCCAGATCGGTCAGCAGATCGAAATCGGCTATGCTGCCGCCGATCTCGATCCCCGACAGCTCACCGGCCACGAGACCACCCCCGTTCTCGCGCTGCGCGGTCGGCCGAAAGCGGTCGGCCGCGGCGCGAGTCGTCGCGCTGGCCCAGGTGGCCGCGCTCCCGGGCGGCGCCGACCGCCGGGTACTGCACTCCTCCTCGTCGGCATTGAGCAATTCCCGCAACTGCGCTGCCTGTTCGGGATACTCACGCAGACACTCCCGAGGATCGACCTGCTCCCCGCTGTGCCGCCGAATCACAAACTCCTCGTACACCAGACTCGCAGGCACCATCCCCGCCCCCAATTCCGGAAATTCCGAACAGTATTCGCGCAATCTCTTCCGCTCGGGCCCCCCACCACCCCCAGTTCCCAGCCCACCACCCAAAGGCCCCGGCACACCACCACCGCCAGACCCCGGCACACCACCACCCCCAGGCCCCGGCACACCACCACCCCCAGGCCCCGGCACACCACCACCCCCAAGTCCCGACACACCAGCACCCCCAGGTCCCGACACACCGCCACCGCCAGATCCCGGCGCACCACCACCTTCAGATCCCGGCGCACCACCCCCAGGTCCCGGCGCACCACCACCGCCAGATCCCGGCACGCCACCACCGCCAGGTCCCGACACACCACCCCCAAGTCCCGACACACCAGCACCCCCAGGTCCCGGCGCACCACCACCGCCAGATCCCGGCACACCACCACCTCCAGGCCCCGGCACACCAGCATCTCCAGGCCCCGGCACACCACCACCTCCAGGCCCCGGCGCACCAGCATCTCCAGGTCCCGGCATGCTTTTGGCCGGGACCTCAGCCGCAACCCGACAGCTACCCCGCAGCCACCGGTACCACATATCGATCCGGATCAATTCCACCAGCGCCCCCAGCCGCAGCGTCCGGGCGTCGGGTAGATAGTCGGCGAGTTCCGGCGGCCGGTCGCCGGATTCCCAGGCCGCGGCGAAGGCGGACAGCGCATCGAATTCGGTTCCGGCCGTTGGCCGCCCGGAACCGAGGGCGGGTTCGGGCTGGTCACTCACGTCTGCGCACCTGTCGCCTCCGGACCGTCGGACCGCCCGCGGCCCACAAATTCGCACTGGTCGGTCGGTGATCTGACGAATAGAATTCGCCACACCCGACACCATCATCCCCCTGTGCGTCGCGGGAAATGATAATTTGCGCGTCGATACCCAAACGCCCCATTTCGACCACGACGCGACGGGGGTAGAGCATGAACAACGAGGGCACCGCACTAGCGGACGCGACACCCGGCGGCGCCACGCAGGAGGTACCGGTGAGCGCGAACGAGACGGTGAGCGTGCAACCGAGCACGGCCACGGCGATCGCCGCGGCGGTGCGCGACGGCACCGTGCGGCCCGAGCAGGTCGTCGAGGCCGCCCTCGAGCGCATCCGCGTCGGCGATCCGAAGGTGAACGCGTTCGCGGTGGTTCGCGCCGAGTCGGCCCTCGCGGAGAGCCGGGCGCTGGCCGAACGCTCCGACCTGGAGGCGCTGCCGCTGGCCGGGGTTCCCATCGCGGTGAAGAACAATGTCGATGTCACCGGCGAGATCACCCGCGGCGGTTCGGCCGCGGGCGACGACGTCCCCGCGACCGCCGACCATCCGGTGGTGCGGCGGCTGCGCGCGGCCGGCGCGGTCGTCGTCGGGCTCACCGAGATGCCCGAATTCGGGCTGTTCGGGGTGACCGACACTCCCGAACGCATCACCCGCTCGCCGTGGAACATTCGCTACAGCGCGGGTGGGTCCTCGGGCGGGTCGGGTGCGGCGGTGGGCGCCGGGCTGGTTCCGGTGGCGCACGGCAACGACGGGCTCGGCTCGGTGCGCATCCCGGCCGCCTGCTGCGGCGTCGTCGGCATCAAGCCCGGCCGCGGCGTGGTGCCCGCCGAGGTGGGCCCCGACTCCTGGGGCGGCATGACCGAGAACGGCGTGCTGGCAACGACTGTCGCCGATGCCGCGCTGGTGCTGTCGGTGCTCGCGGACCGGCCCGCGCTGGCCGACCTGGAGCCCCCCGCGCCGCTGCGCATCGGGCTGGCGGTGGGCTCCCCGTCCCCGCTGATCCGGATCGATCGGCAGTGGACGGCCGCGGCGCGCACCGCCGGGCAGCTCGCCGCGGCGGCGGGGCACACGGTGGCCCCCGCGGCCCTGCCCTACACCGGCGCGACCACGGCGCTGGCGCTGCGCTGGGTGGCCAACGCGGCCCGCGACGCCGTCACCGTCGCACACCCCGAGCGGCTCCTGCGACGCACCCGGCGGCACATCGCGCTGGGACGGGCGGTGGTGCGCGCCGGGCTGATTCGCGCCCGGCAGGTCGACCGCATCGAGGCGCGGCTGCTGGACTACTTCGAACTGCACGACGTGGTGATCACCCCCACCCTGGCCTGCCCGCCGCCCGCGGCGCGCGCCTGGCACGAGCGCGGCTGGCTCGCCAATGTGCTTGCCAGCGCCCGCTATTCACCGTTCACCCCGCTGTGGAACCTGGTCGGCTGGCCCGCCGTGACCGTCCCCATGGGCCTGCACCCGCGCACCGGCACCCCGGTCGCCGCCCAACTGGCCGGGCCGCCCGGCAGCGAATCCACGCTCCTACGACTGGCCACCCAACTCGAATCCGCCCACCCCTGGCGGCGCGTCGCGCCCTGACACCGAATCGACCCGGCCCTCCGCAGGCCGCGCCGCCGATCGATCCGCCACGGTCCTCGACTCGAAATCCCAAGGCTTCCGGGGCGAACCGGCACCGGCGATGCGGTCAGACGTGGGACTCGGCGGGGACTCCGGCGAAGCCGCCCGCGAGGACGCGGTTGGCGAAATCGAGGATGGTGGGGCGGTCGTCGTCGGCGCGCCAGGCCACGGCCAGCTCGCACGGGGGCAGGGCGGTGATCGGGCGGGCGGTCAGGCCGGGCCAGCGGTACATCGGCACATTGCTCTCGGCCAGCAGGCAGACGCCGAGGCCGAGGCTGACCGCCTCCAGGCGCTCCTCGGCCGTCGCGGCCTCGCCGCCGATCCTGGCCTGGCGACCGGACCGGGCGTCGTTGCCGAGCCAGAAGTCGCGCGCCGCACCGGCTTCCGTCGGCATGGCGATGAACGGCTCGTCGCTCAGGTCGGCGAAGTCGATGCTCTCGCGATCGGCCAGCCGGTGGTTCTCCGGTAGCAGGGCCCAGCGCGCCTCGGTGCGCAGCACCTGCCAGCGGTAGCGGCCCGCGTCGGGCACCGGCAGCCACATCAGCGCCAGATCGGCCTGGCGCCCGGCCAGGCCGCTGGACGGGTCTGTCCACGACGCCGAGTGCAGCGCCAGCCGATGGCCGCTCGCGCTCTCCAGATCCGCGATCAGGCCGCGGCCGATCGAGCTCTGGATGCCGACCCGCAGCACCTCGCCCGCCTCCTGCAGGGCCACATTGGTGACCTCCCACAGCTCCAGGATCTTGCGGGCGCCCTCGAGCAGTTCCTTACCGGCGACGGTCAGCGCCACGCTGCGCTGGTTCCGGTCGAACAGCACCACGTCGAGCTGCCGCTCGAGCTGGCGGATCTGCCGCGAGAGGGTGGGTTGAGCGATGTGCAGCCGCTGAGCGGCGTTGGTGAAATGCAGTTCCTCAGCGACGGCGACAAAGTACCGCAAGTCGCGCAAATGCGGGTCCATAGCCCCTTGCTATCAGAATCGGTCTTGGAAATCCAGCCGTATCAGACCTCTAAGTTTGAATAGAGGCGCGGAAACAGCCATCAGGTTTGTTAATGATAGCATATGGCCTAGACAAAACGGGCGCGCAACCACCTCCGCGAATCCGCGGCCAACCTGGCTACTCCCAGCACACGGTGGTCATACGGTCACGCGACCAGCAGTAACGCCGCCCACTGCCGCCATTCCCCGAGCGGATGACATCACCACGATGCCCGGATCACAGGGTCAGCAACAACGCCCCGAACCGGACATGCAGGCGACACGCCCCAAACAGTGAGGTTCGTCACACCTTCGGCATGTCGTTCACAGACACGCCGGACCTATGTTCTCGATCGCGGCCCCTTCACCCCGCCGCGCTCCACCTCGTCATCCCGGCATGCTTTTGGCCGGGATCAGTCGCTGTACACCTTCGGATCCAGCGTGCCGATGTAAGGCAGGTCCCGATAACGCTCGGCGTAGTCCAGGCCGTAGCCGACCACGAACTCGTTGGGGATGTCGAAGCCGACGTGCGCGACCTCCACGTGCGTGCGCAGGGCGTCGGGCTTGCGCAGCAGCGTCACCACCTCGAGCGAGGCCGGGTTGCGGCTGGACAGGTTGCGCTTGAGCCAGGACAGCGTGAGACCGGAGTCGATGATGTCCTCGACGATCAGCACATTGCGCCCGGCGATGTCCTTGTCCAGGTCCTTGAGGATGCGCACCACGCCCGACGACGAGGTGGACGAGCCGTACGACGAGACGGCCATGAACTCCATCTGCGTCGGAATCGGCAGCGCCTGCGCCAGATCGGCCATGAAGAAGATCGCGCCCTTGAGGACGGCGACCAGCAGCAGATCCCCCTCGGGCGCATCGGCGGGATAGCGTTTGGCGATCAGGCCGGCCAGCTCGTCGACCTTCGCCTTGATCTGCTCCTCGGTGATCAGCACCGACGCGATGTCGTCCCCGTACACGTCCGCTGGTGTCCCTTCAGTGATGTCGTGTGATCACGGCGCAAGGCCCAGCGTCAGCCTGCCATGTTTGCGCGTGGCAACCAACCTCGTCCCCGGCGTTCCACCGCCGACGGCGACCCCGCCCTGCCCGTGCCAGTCCGTGACCAGCGCGTCCACCGCGCGTAAGTGCTTGTCCGTCAATGCCTTTGCGCCGCCAGCCAGCAACCAGGCGCGCACCGCCCGCAGCCGCAGCGCCGCCGGGGCAGTGGCGAGCGTCTCGATCGAGAGCCCCGAACCATCGTCCGCCTCGTGTAGCAATCTCTCAGCTAGCTCATCGAGGACGGCTCCGTCGGCGCGCAACTGCTCGGCCGTGCGGGCCAGCGCGGGCGCCACGCCGCCGCCGAGCACCTCCTCCAGCAGCGGCAGCACCTCGGTGCGCAGCCGCACCCGGGTGAATTCCGGCGCGCTGTTGTGCGGGTCCTCGTACGGGGTCAGCCCGAGGTCGGCGCACAGCCGCCGGGTGACGTCCCGCCGCACCCCGAGCAGCGGCCGCCCCCACGGATCGGCGAACTCGGCCATCCCCCGCAGCGAGCGCCCGCCGGACCCGCGCCCCAGCCCGAGCAGCACGGTCTCGGCCTGATCGTCGAGCGTATGCCCGAGCAGCACCGGCAACCCGTCGCGCGCCGCGTCCAGCGCCGCATACCGCGCCCGCCGCGCCGCGGCCTCCACCCCGCCCGGCCCGCTCACCTCAACGGCAAGCACTCGCGCCGACCGACACCCCAGCCCCAACGCCCGCTCCGCGGCCTCCGCCGCAACCCCGGCCGACCCCTCCTGCAACCCGTGATCGACAACCAGCGCATCCACCACCCCCGCCTCGGCCACCGCCCCCGCGGTCAACGCCAACGAATCCGCCCCACCCGACAACCCCACCGCCACCACCCCATTCGGCGCATACCGACGCACCCACCCCCGCACCGCATGCCGCACCGCCAACACCGCCGAAGTCTCCGGCAGCCCCCTCGCCTCCCCCACGCTCACCGCCAACTCCCCTCTCGCCCAACAGGTCCCACCACCGCCCCGCCGAGGGCCGAAGCACGACCGACGGCAACAATCACCCGGCGACGAGATGACAGCCGCCGAACCGACACGGCCTCCGCGGCCCGCACCCAGGCGAGGGACATGATGCCGCGCCCGACGACACCAATCGTTCTGTCACGAGGAGACAGCCACCGGACCAACGCGGCCTCGGCGATCCGCACCCGGACGAGGGGCATGATGCCGCGCCCGACGACACCAACCGTTCTGTCACGAGGAGACAGCCACCGGACCAACGCGGCCTCGGCGATCCGCACCCGGACGAGGGGCATGATGCCGCGCCCGACGACGCCAATCGTCCGGCAGATGGGTAACGGGCGGCCGAACATGATCTCCGCGGTCGGGGACGGGGGGACAGAGAGCGTGGCTCGCGCGGCGGCAATCGTCCGGCCGACAGGTGACAGCCGCCGGGCCGACGTGGTCTCGGCGGCTAGGGTGCGGGGGGTCGTGTCGCCGGGGGCGGGCACGGGCATGGTCAGTCCAGGACTCGGGTCACCCAGCGGTGTGGGTGGTCGATTTCGTCGGGGCGGGGGAGGGTTTCGGGGTCGGTCCAGACGGTGTTGAAGCGGTCCATGCCGACGGTGGTCACGACCTCGTCCACGAAGGCCTTGCCGCGGACGTACTGGGCGACCTTGGCGTCCACGCCGAGCAGGGCGCGCAGCAGGCGTTGCAGTGGGTTGGTGGGACGGCGGCGGCGCTGGTCGAAGGCCTGGCGAATGTGGCGGACCGAGGGGATGACGGCGGGGCCGACCGCGTCCATCACGTGGTCGGCGTGGCCCTCGAGCAGGGTGCCGAGCATCAGCAGGCGGTCCAGGGCCTCGCGCTGCGCGGGCGCCTGGGTGGCGCGCAGCAGCCCGAGCACACCGCGGTTGGCCGGATCGTCGGCGTCGCGCGTGCC carries:
- a CDS encoding aldehyde dehydrogenase family protein produces the protein METFIEVRNPATGAVTGQVPAATADEVAAKVAELRLYQAEWEAIGAEGRKRWLLTLQDWLIDNTDRIADIVQSETGKPRVDALIDASFAVDLLGYYARRAGGFLADEHPSPHSPLARVKRLTTVYRPYPVVGVITPWNFPLAMPALDVVPALAAGAAVLLKPSEVTPLSALELARGWAEIGAPPVFAVLTGAAETGAAVVDSVDYVQFTGSTRTGRAIATACARRLLPYSLELGGKDPAIVLADADLDRAAYGIAFGGLFNAGQVCISVERVYVEAPVYDEFVAKLTAHVRELRQGADGRESRYDVGALANEAQRRIVSDHVEDALAKGARALTGGRSTEVGTFYEPTVLVDVDHGMSCMTEETFGPTLPVMKVADETEAVALANDSIYGLSASVWTGDRARGERIARQLNAGAVNINDVFANLFSFALPMGGWQQSGIGARWGGAAGVRKYCRQQAITTPILPTQRKELFWFPYNTTKLALAMAAMRAAGARGLRRIGVRDVFDTVGGKGK
- a CDS encoding SDR family oxidoreductase; the encoded protein is MTDFGSIRGKVVVITGGARGIGLATATALHRLGARVAIGDIDEATVKTSGAAGDFEHYGRLDVTDQQSFADFLDEVERLLGPIDVLINNAGIMPTGRVVDEPDALTRRILDINVYGVILGSKLALARMLPRRSGHIVNIASLAGESHVPGLATYNASKHAVLGFTDTLREEYRGSGVALSSVLPTLTNTELGSGVSAPPLVSRVLAPAEPEQIADAIVALLVTRRAKVRVTFAAGLLARVVGALPEAVGDGLARALGSQRAFLDDVDQSARKAYEQRVRTDTDQ
- a CDS encoding PfkB family carbohydrate kinase — protein: MATAVFVGLATLDIAYAVERYPAEDSKTQANDQYLGAGGPAATAAVACACLSGRTPALITPLGDHQLALLVNRDLAEHSVAAVDATPGAVHRPPISSIVVATATGTRTVVSLDGAEISAPFHSAMLGPLNDAEVLLIDGHFPDLAVGFATAARKSGVSVVLDGGRWRPVHTELLPLVDIAICSAAFVPPGVPGDPDAIFDFLHGQGVRHAAITRGGKPIRYSMPGERGELEIPPSRVIDTLGAGDILHGAFCHYHIAGQSFPEALRSAATVATLSCGFLGTRAWMRELPAEAQ
- a CDS encoding nucleoside/nucleotide kinase family protein yields the protein MGPDAAESTPEELAARVLDRIGTRTERFVLGIAGPPGAGKSTLATAVRDALNAAAGAGTAEVAPMDGFHLGTAELRAADALARKGEPDTFDVPGYLGALRRLRETPVGQRVSWPTYDRRRHEPVPAGVWFDRQRIVISEGNYLLLDDFGTARWSAVRECLDETWYLDAPIEVLQRRLLRRHLRGGKSREVARTKVAQSDLMNAELVAKTRERADLVLCAAGRRYRILSDH
- a CDS encoding cyclase family protein; this translates as MTAPFALVNLSHVHDPATTPLYPGDPPFRTETVATIAADGHFLRYIHQAEHTGTHWGAPIHFDPAGLAADRLDPEDLLLPAVKLDVREKCRDNRDYAVTVGDIENWERDHGPIRAGTAIVAWTGWDAKWGTPDFLGIGESAGRQPGFAPEAVRWLLATGRLGTRGALGIDTFGPDVGGDDTYAVSRLLYGEHRISLECLANLADLPVTGASVLVGGPLYRGGSGGPATVFGLVPR
- a CDS encoding amidase, whose translation is MSANETVSVQPSTATAIAAAVRDGTVRPEQVVEAALERIRVGDPKVNAFAVVRAESALAESRALAERSDLEALPLAGVPIAVKNNVDVTGEITRGGSAAGDDVPATADHPVVRRLRAAGAVVVGLTEMPEFGLFGVTDTPERITRSPWNIRYSAGGSSGGSGAAVGAGLVPVAHGNDGLGSVRIPAACCGVVGIKPGRGVVPAEVGPDSWGGMTENGVLATTVADAALVLSVLADRPALADLEPPAPLRIGLAVGSPSPLIRIDRQWTAAARTAGQLAAAAGHTVAPAALPYTGATTALALRWVANAARDAVTVAHPERLLRRTRRHIALGRAVVRAGLIRARQVDRIEARLLDYFELHDVVITPTLACPPPAARAWHERGWLANVLASARYSPFTPLWNLVGWPAVTVPMGLHPRTGTPVAAQLAGPPGSESTLLRLATQLESAHPWRRVAP
- a CDS encoding LysR family transcriptional regulator; this translates as MDPHLRDLRYFVAVAEELHFTNAAQRLHIAQPTLSRQIRQLERQLDVVLFDRNQRSVALTVAGKELLEGARKILELWEVTNVALQEAGEVLRVGIQSSIGRGLIADLESASGHRLALHSASWTDPSSGLAGRQADLALMWLPVPDAGRYRWQVLRTEARWALLPENHRLADRESIDFADLSDEPFIAMPTEAGAARDFWLGNDARSGRQARIGGEAATAEERLEAVSLGLGVCLLAESNVPMYRWPGLTARPITALPPCELAVAWRADDDRPTILDFANRVLAGGFAGVPAESHV
- the hpt gene encoding hypoxanthine phosphoribosyltransferase → MYGDDIASVLITEEQIKAKVDELAGLIAKRYPADAPEGDLLLVAVLKGAIFFMADLAQALPIPTQMEFMAVSSYGSSTSSSGVVRILKDLDKDIAGRNVLIVEDIIDSGLTLSWLKRNLSSRNPASLEVVTLLRKPDALRTHVEVAHVGFDIPNEFVVGYGLDYAERYRDLPYIGTLDPKVYSD